TCAAGGCTGCTGGTGGCGAGCCGAAGTACACGGAGTATCCCGGTGTGGGGCATAACTCGTGGACGGCAACCTACCGCAATCCTGAGTTTTATGCCTGGCTGTTCGCACAGAAGAAGTAGTAGTCTCGCGCAGAGGGAGCAAGGAAGCGGATGGCCAAGTCGAAACAACAGCGTGGAAAAGGAAACGTCAGCAAGAATGCTGCATCTGACCGCGCTGCTGCGCCCTTAACCGACGAAACGAATGCCGAATCGCAAGCAAAGTCCGACCAGCCGACCGATCCGTTGCGAGCTTACCGGGCCGATCCGCCGCGGCAAAATCTCCCGCTGCTGATCGTTAGCGTCGGCCTGTTTGTGATTTGGTTCGGTTACCTGGCCTATGTGGCGCTGCGGGGTTAACCACCCTTGTTCATTGCCGGGAACATTTCGCGGACCATCGTGATTGCGGCCGGGCCAACGAGGATCACAAAGATGCCGGGGAAGATAAAGAGCACCAGCGGGAAGATGAGTTTCACCGCGGTTTTGGCCGCTTTTTCTTCCGCAATTTGTGCGCGGCGAGTACGCATCGCTTCGCTTTGCACGCGAAGCGCTTGAGCGATACTGCTGCCGAACTTATCGGCCTGAATGAGAATGGAAGCCAGCGATTTTAGATCGTCGACACCACTGCGCGAGCCCAGTTCCTGCAGCACTTGCGAACGGACGCGACCCATTTGCAGTTGCAGGTTGCAGAGGCCGAATTCGTCGGCAATGTTGCGATAGGCCTTCTTCATTTCTTCCGCCACTTTTCGCATGGCCTGATCGAGACCGAGGCCAGCTTCGACGCAGACCACCATCAGGTCGAGCGCATCGGGCAGGCCGAGGAAGATCGATTCCTTCCGCTTTTTGGCCAAGTACATGACGACCAGTTCCGGCAGATAAAAGAAGCCACCGGCCAGCAACACGACTTTCATCAGTGCGCCTTGGGTGAAGCCGTACGTCAAAATGGTAATACCACCACCCAGGAACAGGCCAATCATCAGGCCCAGGAACTTCGCGGCTTG
Above is a window of Anatilimnocola aggregata DNA encoding:
- a CDS encoding type II secretion system F family protein — protein: MNQILTNPIFVQIAVFGLIAALTWLAIEFFSGSNSRAEQRLEDFRDPVGRKKREEGGRKGDNLSRMLEAASPALAKPLQPKTEAEMNKVKLKLSYAGFRSEGAPMVFQAAKFLGLMIGLFLGGGITILTYGFTQGALMKVVLLAGGFFYLPELVVMYLAKKRKESIFLGLPDALDLMVVCVEAGLGLDQAMRKVAEEMKKAYRNIADEFGLCNLQLQMGRVRSQVLQELGSRSGVDDLKSLASILIQADKFGSSIAQALRVQSEAMRTRRAQIAEEKAAKTAVKLIFPLVLFIFPGIFVILVGPAAITMVREMFPAMNKGG